The Saprospiraceae bacterium genomic interval CAAATTACAGGATTTGATCGCGAAACCAAAGAGGTTACTTTAGCAAATCTGTTTGGCAAACTAATTTTTGGGGTGAAACTAAAATCAGATCAAAACGCAATTGAAATAGATTTAAAAGTTCTTAGTCTAAGAAGTGGAATGTATTTTATACAAGTAAAGGATTCTAAAGAAAGAAAAACTCAACAACTTATGATCGAAAGATAATTATTGGATTTGGAGCTATGTTGATGAAACATTTATAATTGTACATTCATCCCGATAAATTATACTTCAGAGGAAGTGAAATTTGTCGGGATGATAAATTGGGCCAATAAGAAATTTAATGTTTATGAATTTCAGTACATAGACAAAGGTTCGTGCTTTATTAGTAAAGGGAATTTCGGTAAATTCATAGTTTAATCAATCCATTTTTGGAAAACAGAATAATATTCTGAAATATTTTTTATTAAATGTTGACAAGTAAGTCAAAGTTGTTGAAAAGCTGAATTTTCCAGACAGCTCCGCTTGGGTTATGTTTAGAACTTTAGATTAAATATGAATTACGCAGGCTTTTTTGTTTGCCTTGATCTAAGTATTCTTTTTCCTATGTCTACTGCATTGGCGGTATGGATGCCGAAGAAAATGCAAAGAATTTCATTAGCTGCAGTTCTGGCTTTTATTTTTGATAACCCATAGTGATCTTTCTCAGTTCCGAATGAACCTTCTAATCTGGTTGCTCTTTCTTTAGAAAGTAAGGATTGCATTTGACTGCGCTGGGGCTCTAGTGGCCCTGGTCTGCCTTTAGGTGTAAAATTTTTTTTAATATTCTGGCTTGTACAATAAGATCTGTTTTTATTGGTGGCATAGATTGATCCGCAGCTATGTGAGTGCACTTCCCTGTGAGTTTTCTTACTAAAAATATACTTTGTTCTAAGCGAATACCTTCATTAAATGCATCGAAGCTTAGGTATTCTATAAAATTGATACCATCAATCTGAACACAGTTCACCTTAGCTCCAAATTCTACGATCTTGGTTTCCTTTCCCCGAACAATTGGGCGAAGATAATTTTTAGCAATACTTACTATCCTGTCCTTAATAGGCAATCCAGTTTCAAAGCGTTCCTGCTGCTGACTCAGGATAGTCTGAATCGTTTGAATCCTCTTGGCATAGGCAGCAGGTAAAACAAGATCACGTGTGGATGCTATTTGGTAAACTTGTTCTATTTGACTCAATAACTTATTGAGTAGATAAAGTAATGCGCGCTTTCTAATTTGAGCTTGCTGATACGTCTTCTTTCGTTTCTTCTGATAGGATAGGTACTTATCTTGCTGTTCCTTGAATTTTGACCGTGGTATTCGCTGTTTAGACTGCTTGCAAATTCTCTTCATTTGACCATATGTCCATTCGCAGCACTCCCATAATAGTTTTACGTCGGTTGGATATCGAAGTAGTGATTCATAACATGTCGCATCAACCAAACCGATATGTACATCCTGTAAATAGGGTTTCCAGTGTTTCATAAGTTCAATCTGAATTTCATCCAACGACAATGCCGGTGCCAGTTCACACCGGATTTGACTGGTTATTTTTTTATCCTTGATTTGATCATCAGGTCTAAGGTAAATCCCACAGAAAAACTGTAAAACATAATCCGTATTTATTCGATCAATTATTTTCGAATCTGAATCTCCAATATATTGCTTCAAAAACATCAAGACGATCTTACCTTGCAAATTGAAATAGGATTTTCTGCCTCTTTGTTCTTTCCGACGCAGATTCTTTCTAAAAACTTCGCACAAATTAGCCCAAGGAATAGCTTGATGGATAAGCCCTAATTCAGTTCTTAAAAAGGACTGATAATATGTGTCAAACCTTTGATCGGCACTCTCGAAATTAATTTTCAGAATATTATTCTGAATGCTTATTAAATTAGCAACATTATTTTATTTAAACTTACCCTGAATTTATACAAAAAGTGCTGAATTCAGGGTTTTTTGTGGCCTTTATTTTTTCACATTCCGTTAATTTCTACGTACTTAGATTTTTACCGAAACGCCCTAATAATTTCAATAATAAGTTTCTAAAGGAATGGTTTCAAAATCACTAAGTATCTAGAAGTGCTTTAAGAAATAAACATAACACAATTAAATTATTGAACTTTGAATCCTCTCTCTCTCATAAGGGCATTTTTATCGGGATCTTTCCCTCTGAATTTTCTGTAGGCTTCTGCTTCATTGAGAGTACCCCCAACACTGAAAATATAATCGTGTAATCTTTTTCCAACAACTTTATCGTAAGGGCCTCCTGCTTCAGTGAAAGCCTCATATGCGTCTGAACTGATCACATCTGACCACAAATAACTGTAGTAACCCGCAGAGTAGCCATCGTCAGAAAAGATATGGCCAAATTGAGGAGTCCGGTGACGCATCACAATTTCTTTGGGCATGTTCATCGCTGCAAGAGTTTCCCGCTCGAATTGGTCAGGGTCTATTTTCTGATCTCCTGCCAAATGAAGTTTCATATCGATAAGGGCACTGGCTAGATATTCTAAAGTTGCAAAACCCTGATTAAATTTCGCTGCATTTTCAATTTTTTTCAGCAACTCTTTTGGCATGGCTTGACCGGTTTGATAATGCAGTGCATATTTTTCAAGTACTTCAGGAGTAGATAACCAACGCTCAAGTATTTGCGAGGGAAATTCTACATAATCTGTAGCCACATTCGTTCCCGATAATAAAGGATAATTTACATTTGAACACAAACCATGCAAGGCATGTCCAAATTCATGAAACAGGGTGACTGCATCATCCCATGAAATCAATAAGGGTTCTCCTTCTTTGCCTTTAATAAAATTGCAATTGTTGGATACGATGGTAGTGATATTTCCGTTTAAGGTTTCCTGCTCCCGATACGCAGTCATCCATGCACCGGATCTTTTTCCTGTGCGGGCATAGGGATCAAAATACCAAAGCCCAATAAATTGACCATTGGTTTTATGGCTGACTTTGTAAACCCTTACATCGGGATGGAATACAGGAACGTCCTGCACCTGGTCAAATTGCAATTGAAATAATTCTCCGGCCACAAAAAACATCCCTTCCCTCAACTTTTCCAATTGAAGATATTGTTTCACTTCTTCATGATCGAGATCGTATTTTTCTTTCCTTACTTTCTCCGCATAATATCTGTAATCCCAGGCCTCAATTTTTATTTTATCTCCTGATTTATCTGCATAGGATTGCATATCTGCAACTTCTTCATGCACGCGTTGTACAGCATAGGGCCAAACCGATTCTAAAAGTTCCATTGCTTTTTCAGGAGTTTGAGCCATTTTGTCTGCCAACCTCAGGTGGGCGTGTGTCGGGAATCCCATCAATTTTGCACGTTCAGCCCGCAATTGCAGTATTTCCGGGATAATGGCGTTGTTGTCTGTAGCATCACCGTTGTCTCCTCTGTTCACAAACATCTTCCATGCTTTTTCCCTTAGGGCTCTGTTATTACAGGAACTTAAGAAGGGCTCGATGGCCGAACGGGTGTTAGCTATTACCCATGAGCCTTTCTTGTTTTTTGATTCTGCGGCTTGTGCCGCAGCGGTGATCAGATTTTCAGGAAGTCCGCTAAGATCTTTTGGGTCTGTGATGAGTAGAAACTTTTGAGATTCATCGGCCAGAAGATTCTGACTGAATTTTGCAAATAATGCGGCTAAACGCTGATTGATTTCTGCGACTCTGGCTTTTGCTGAATCATCCAATTTTGCGCCCGCTAGTGTATAGCTGGTATGATAGCGCCACAGCAGTCTTTTCTGTTCATCTGATAATTTGGATTGATCGCCGTTATGAAGTGATTCAATACGCGAAAACAATTTTGAATTTTGAATTACGGAATCCTGAAAAGATGCAAATCTGGGTTCTAGTATGGATTGGATGGAATCCAATTCAGGACTTGACATGTTGCTGGTCCACACCCAATATATGGATTGAATTCTCTTGAATGCATTACCCGATTTTTCCAATGCTTCAATGGTGTTTTCAAAAGATGCAGATTCCGGATTTTCGGCAATGAGATTGATCTCTTCCCTTTTTTCTGTCAGGGCTTCTTCTACAGCCGGAATAAAATCATTGATATCAACCTGGTCAAAGGCTGGAACACCATTGTGTGGTCCTGACCAGGGGTTAAGGATTTGAAAGGTATAATTAGTTGTTGATCCAGCTTGATCGTTTTTTTCGTTTTGGGATATATTGCAAGACATAAACAGAATTACAAGAAGAATAAAAATTTGCATAAGTAATAAATTTTAACCTGTTATTTATTTAAGTCGTAAAATTAAACATTTTTTTATCACCGGAATAAGGATTCTAATGCTTTGAAACTAATCAAATCCACGTGATTGTTTTTAAAATAGTAGGCTTTTAAATCCTTAGTTTCAATTTCGTCTATAAAACACAAATCCGTTTTTCCGGTACAGCTCCTGTAGATCCGGTAGCTGATTTAGTTCATGAACTTTATGAATTTTACTTACGATGTAAACAGGTTTATCTGTCTGGCCTGTCAAAAGCCAGTTCCGGTTGTTCGGATCAGGTAATAGAGGATAGCTTTTTCTGCTGTAAAAATAATGCGCATAGGTTTTAAAGCCATGCGGATAA includes:
- a CDS encoding DDE transposase; amino-acid sequence: MFLKQYIGDSDSKIIDRINTDYVLQFFCGIYLRPDDQIKDKKITSQIRCELAPALSLDEIQIELMKHWKPYLQDVHIGLVDATCYESLLRYPTDVKLLWECCEWTYGQMKRICKQSKQRIPRSKFKEQQDKYLSYQKKRKKTYQQAQIRKRALLYLLNKLLSQIEQVYQIASTRDLVLPAAYAKRIQTIQTILSQQQERFETGLPIKDRIVSIAKNYLRPIVRGKETKIVEFGAKVNCVQIDGINFIEYLSFDAFNEGIRLEQSIFLVRKLTGKCTHIAADQSMPPIKTDLIVQARILKKILHLKADQGH
- a CDS encoding M3 family metallopeptidase translates to MQIFILLVILFMSCNISQNEKNDQAGSTTNYTFQILNPWSGPHNGVPAFDQVDINDFIPAVEEALTEKREEINLIAENPESASFENTIEALEKSGNAFKRIQSIYWVWTSNMSSPELDSIQSILEPRFASFQDSVIQNSKLFSRIESLHNGDQSKLSDEQKRLLWRYHTSYTLAGAKLDDSAKARVAEINQRLAALFAKFSQNLLADESQKFLLITDPKDLSGLPENLITAAAQAAESKNKKGSWVIANTRSAIEPFLSSCNNRALREKAWKMFVNRGDNGDATDNNAIIPEILQLRAERAKLMGFPTHAHLRLADKMAQTPEKAMELLESVWPYAVQRVHEEVADMQSYADKSGDKIKIEAWDYRYYAEKVRKEKYDLDHEEVKQYLQLEKLREGMFFVAGELFQLQFDQVQDVPVFHPDVRVYKVSHKTNGQFIGLWYFDPYARTGKRSGAWMTAYREQETLNGNITTIVSNNCNFIKGKEGEPLLISWDDAVTLFHEFGHALHGLCSNVNYPLLSGTNVATDYVEFPSQILERWLSTPEVLEKYALHYQTGQAMPKELLKKIENAAKFNQGFATLEYLASALIDMKLHLAGDQKIDPDQFERETLAAMNMPKEIVMRHRTPQFGHIFSDDGYSAGYYSYLWSDVISSDAYEAFTEAGGPYDKVVGKRLHDYIFSVGGTLNEAEAYRKFRGKDPDKNALMRERGFKVQ